One stretch of Rathayibacter festucae DSM 15932 DNA includes these proteins:
- a CDS encoding TetR/AcrR family transcriptional regulator, with protein sequence MTTPLRAASIRPRTEAKLLDAAEELFFSRGIAATPIDAVLALAGVSAATLYRGYSSKEALVAAALARRQAAWLETWEAEIERADSDRERLLAVLPALERFRERPHGARWCAFLASSAEYLDPPAELADAVRADTESLRGRLTELAEPLVGEEAPRLAEELLLVVTGELAMRLRGGPLGGTSAAGRVADAVVSASLRDQGLRA encoded by the coding sequence ATGACCACGCCACTCCGAGCCGCTTCGATCAGGCCCCGCACCGAGGCGAAGCTGCTCGACGCGGCCGAGGAGCTCTTCTTCAGCCGCGGGATCGCCGCGACGCCGATCGACGCGGTGCTGGCACTGGCCGGCGTCTCGGCCGCCACCCTCTACCGCGGCTACTCCAGCAAGGAGGCGCTGGTCGCCGCCGCCCTCGCCCGTCGGCAGGCGGCCTGGCTCGAGACCTGGGAGGCCGAGATCGAGCGGGCGGACTCGGACCGGGAGCGACTGCTGGCCGTGCTCCCCGCACTCGAGCGCTTCCGGGAGCGGCCGCACGGCGCCCGCTGGTGCGCGTTCCTCGCGTCGTCCGCGGAGTACCTCGACCCGCCGGCCGAGCTCGCCGACGCGGTCCGCGCCGACACGGAGTCCCTGCGCGGACGGCTGACCGAGCTCGCCGAGCCGCTGGTGGGGGAGGAGGCGCCGCGGCTCGCGGAGGAGCTCCTGCTCGTCGTGACCGGCGAGCTCGCCATGCGGCTGCGCGGCGGCCCGCTCGGTGGGACGAGCGCGGCCGGGCGCGTGGCAGACGCGGTCGTGAGCGCATCCCTGCGGGACCAGGGCCTGCGGGCGTAG
- a CDS encoding MFS transporter has product MKRTFSFSSPVSLVLAATALIAATYGLVRFAYGLLLPEMHAELGFDAATAGGVSAGASLAYCLGAVAGFLLASRAARVLVLAAGATAGAGALGMALSHEFVPFAIAAVVSSVGAGLASPALVDVLRRGVSPGLQARAQTIVNSGTGPGLVGAGVLALTLLPGWRTVWVVAAVVVVAAALAVAVLDGATARRENPTALSTAWLRAHRGAILAAALLGAGSAGVWNFGRTLLVEGGSSTAESVVAWIVLGIGGTVAIATARWTSALPPRTAWTITTATAAVGTLGLALTASSPLALLACLLFGWGYTAGTGALIAWTTALDPDRAATGTALLFVVLIAGQAVGAVGLGALLDGPGATVAFAVAAVATAAAGVGRRAPARRIEAVSGGGGTGSLAS; this is encoded by the coding sequence ATGAAACGCACGTTTTCGTTCTCGTCTCCGGTCTCCCTCGTCCTCGCCGCCACCGCGCTCATCGCGGCGACCTACGGTCTCGTGCGCTTCGCCTACGGTCTCCTGCTGCCGGAGATGCACGCCGAGCTGGGCTTCGACGCGGCCACGGCGGGCGGTGTCTCGGCCGGCGCCTCCCTCGCCTACTGCCTCGGCGCGGTCGCGGGCTTCCTGCTCGCCTCCCGCGCGGCCCGCGTCCTCGTGCTGGCCGCCGGGGCGACGGCGGGCGCCGGCGCGCTCGGGATGGCGCTCAGCCACGAGTTCGTCCCCTTCGCGATCGCCGCCGTCGTGAGCTCCGTCGGCGCGGGACTCGCCTCCCCCGCGCTGGTCGACGTGCTCCGACGGGGCGTAAGCCCGGGACTGCAGGCGCGGGCGCAGACGATCGTGAACTCCGGGACGGGCCCCGGACTGGTCGGAGCGGGTGTCCTCGCCCTGACGCTGCTCCCGGGCTGGCGCACGGTGTGGGTCGTCGCGGCGGTCGTCGTGGTCGCGGCCGCCCTCGCGGTCGCCGTGCTCGACGGCGCCACCGCGCGCCGCGAGAATCCGACCGCGCTCTCCACGGCCTGGCTGCGCGCGCATCGCGGGGCGATCCTGGCGGCGGCGCTGCTGGGCGCCGGATCCGCCGGAGTCTGGAACTTCGGCAGGACCCTGCTGGTCGAGGGCGGGAGCAGCACCGCGGAGTCGGTCGTCGCGTGGATCGTCCTCGGGATCGGCGGCACCGTCGCGATCGCCACCGCCCGCTGGACCAGCGCCCTGCCGCCGCGCACGGCCTGGACGATCACCACGGCGACGGCCGCCGTCGGGACCCTCGGCCTGGCGCTCACGGCCTCCTCGCCGCTCGCCCTCCTGGCCTGCCTCCTCTTCGGCTGGGGCTACACCGCCGGCACCGGAGCGCTCATCGCCTGGACCACCGCCCTCGACCCGGACCGCGCGGCGACCGGCACGGCACTACTCTTCGTGGTGCTCATCGCGGGCCAGGCCGTGGGCGCCGTGGGCCTCGGAGCGCTGCTCGACGGGCCGGGCGCCACGGTCGCCTTCGCCGTCGCCGCGGTCGCGACGGCCGCCGCCGGAGTCGGCCGCCGAGCACCGGCGCGGAGGATCGAGGCGGTGAGCGGAGGCGGCGGCACCGGTAGCCTCGCGTCATGA
- a CDS encoding putative quinol monooxygenase produces MTFANVGTLGAAPGRRDELVALLTEHNAALVDVGCLAYEVGVDDEQPDTVFVVELWESAETHRASLALPQVQAAIERARPLLSGAFGGHRFDVVGSPLRS; encoded by the coding sequence ATGACCTTCGCGAACGTCGGCACCCTGGGGGCCGCACCCGGCAGACGCGACGAGCTCGTCGCCCTCCTCACCGAGCACAACGCCGCCCTCGTCGACGTCGGCTGCCTGGCCTACGAGGTCGGCGTCGACGACGAGCAGCCGGACACCGTCTTCGTCGTCGAGCTGTGGGAGAGCGCCGAGACGCACAGGGCCTCGCTGGCCCTCCCGCAGGTCCAGGCCGCGATCGAGCGGGCGCGCCCGCTGCTCAGCGGCGCCTTCGGCGGCCACCGCTTCGACGTCGTGGGCTCTCCTCTCCGCAGCTGA
- a CDS encoding VanZ family protein encodes MISTFLVEHAALVPIGFWIAVALVTALAWLLHRRGARRTPLVLAAVAFLAGVALTMYPPDGTPLVFCTVQFSVPFDGIDTLANIALLLPGTLLLAVAVGRPVLVAAAVSGLSALIELVQASVPAIGRSCDTNDWFMNTIGAVLGALLAAVILAVENRRAGRRVSR; translated from the coding sequence ATGATCAGCACCTTCCTCGTCGAGCACGCCGCGCTCGTGCCGATCGGCTTCTGGATCGCGGTCGCGCTGGTCACGGCGCTCGCCTGGCTGCTGCACCGGCGCGGCGCGAGGAGGACCCCCCTCGTCCTCGCCGCGGTGGCCTTCCTCGCGGGCGTCGCGCTGACGATGTACCCGCCGGACGGCACGCCGCTGGTCTTCTGCACCGTGCAGTTCTCGGTGCCGTTCGACGGCATCGACACCCTCGCGAACATCGCCCTCCTGCTCCCCGGGACCCTGCTGCTCGCGGTCGCGGTCGGCCGCCCCGTGCTCGTCGCCGCCGCCGTCTCCGGCCTGTCCGCCCTGATCGAGCTGGTCCAGGCGAGCGTCCCGGCGATCGGCCGCTCCTGCGACACGAACGACTGGTTCATGAACACCATCGGCGCCGTCCTCGGCGCGCTCCTCGCCGCCGTGATCCTCGCGGTCGAGAACCGGCGGGCCGGTCGCCGCGTGTCGCGCTGA
- a CDS encoding Pr6Pr family membrane protein: MATPASIRPLVGAARIAVGAAAVAVILHTYALSIAAGEPNPFDYFGYFTNQTSLLASAVLIVAGSVALARRPTPVWLSHVRGAATAYLIVVAVIYNTLVPGTGTAPPWVSAVLHVVLPALVLLDWIVVADRGPLPWRRLWVVLPYPIVWVVVVLVRGATDGWVPYGFLLPENGVPSLVLHVAGLTCAVLLAGALVWALSRRRGAASHLPARSVVR; the protein is encoded by the coding sequence GTGGCTACCCCGGCATCGATCCGCCCACTCGTGGGCGCTGCGCGCATCGCCGTCGGTGCAGCTGCGGTCGCGGTGATCCTCCACACCTACGCGCTCAGCATCGCGGCCGGCGAGCCGAATCCGTTCGACTACTTCGGCTACTTCACGAACCAGACCAGCCTCCTCGCCAGCGCGGTGCTGATCGTCGCCGGTTCGGTCGCGCTCGCCCGCCGTCCGACCCCGGTGTGGCTGAGCCACGTCCGCGGTGCGGCGACGGCCTACCTCATCGTCGTCGCCGTGATCTACAACACTCTCGTTCCCGGTACCGGAACGGCCCCGCCCTGGGTCAGCGCCGTCCTGCACGTGGTGCTCCCCGCGCTCGTCCTCCTCGACTGGATCGTCGTCGCCGACCGCGGACCGCTCCCGTGGCGCCGGCTGTGGGTGGTCCTGCCCTACCCGATCGTCTGGGTCGTCGTCGTGCTCGTCCGCGGGGCGACCGACGGGTGGGTGCCGTACGGCTTCCTGCTCCCCGAGAACGGAGTGCCGTCGCTCGTCCTGCACGTCGCCGGGCTGACCTGCGCGGTGCTCCTCGCGGGCGCGCTCGTCTGGGCACTGAGCCGGCGGCGCGGAGCGGCCTCCCACCTGCCCGCGCGCTCGGTCGTGCGGTGA
- a CDS encoding GNAT family N-acetyltransferase: MDGTVDLLTRRLRLRRLTREDEAAVTAYRGDAPASRFLGHGPLAEGQYTSWFEERDAEWELREPGHRRFYGVEVRATAALVGDAVLVRSADGQQGEIGMFLHPATSGLGYSLEAGGALLDVGFGSLGLHRIIGRTAADNRGSVHAMERLGLRREALFLQSERRGETWIDSAVYAILADEWRRKRHAETVFTPSE, translated from the coding sequence ATGGACGGCACGGTCGATCTGCTCACACGGAGACTCCGGCTCCGGCGGCTCACCCGGGAGGACGAGGCGGCGGTGACGGCGTACCGGGGTGACGCCCCCGCCTCCCGCTTCCTCGGTCACGGTCCGCTCGCGGAGGGGCAGTACACCTCCTGGTTCGAGGAGCGGGACGCCGAATGGGAGCTGCGCGAGCCGGGTCACCGCCGCTTCTACGGCGTCGAGGTCCGAGCGACGGCGGCGCTCGTCGGTGACGCCGTGCTCGTCCGTTCGGCGGACGGGCAGCAGGGTGAGATCGGCATGTTCCTCCACCCGGCCACGTCCGGCCTGGGCTACTCGCTCGAAGCGGGCGGCGCTCTCCTCGACGTCGGGTTCGGGTCGCTCGGCCTGCACCGCATCATCGGCCGCACCGCAGCCGACAACCGCGGCTCCGTGCACGCGATGGAGCGGCTGGGACTGCGGCGCGAGGCCCTCTTCCTGCAGAGCGAGAGACGCGGCGAGACCTGGATCGACTCAGCGGTCTACGCGATCCTCGCGGACGAGTGGAGACGCAAAAGACACGCCGAGACGGTCTTCACCCCGAGCGAGTGA
- a CDS encoding carboxypeptidase-like regulatory domain-containing protein produces the protein MSSLSRAAVRRTLALAAAVLVAASALATPASAADQGPTGTITGRVLLEGTPDTPAAAGTEVLLRPTSTSEVKPLVVATTDAAGAFEAAVVPDETYTISALVEDGLHVQRNLGSDRPNASGTVFSVSAGRTLALPEYVLPLGATISGHVDTDDGVSVPVTAFNRPPYGSYVETRTDANGDYTIRGLDLDFYNVSFDDRTGDPKEWWPNSPTQDGAARIVITSLDQAVTGIDADLRTARANPLDSAPCLDRSTLTVAKATAAARAYLRSHDLDALKTLTRADVKQYLARCA, from the coding sequence ATGTCTTCGCTCTCGCGCGCCGCCGTCCGGCGCACGCTCGCACTCGCCGCCGCCGTCCTGGTCGCCGCCTCCGCACTCGCCACTCCCGCGTCCGCCGCCGATCAGGGGCCCACGGGCACGATCACCGGGCGGGTCCTGCTCGAGGGGACGCCCGACACGCCCGCGGCCGCCGGCACGGAGGTGCTCCTGCGCCCGACCAGCACCAGCGAGGTGAAGCCGCTCGTCGTCGCGACGACGGACGCCGCCGGCGCCTTCGAGGCCGCCGTCGTACCCGACGAGACCTACACGATCAGCGCACTCGTCGAGGACGGCCTCCACGTCCAGCGCAACCTCGGCTCGGACCGACCTAACGCCTCGGGCACCGTCTTCTCCGTGAGCGCCGGCAGGACCCTCGCCCTGCCCGAGTACGTGCTCCCGCTGGGAGCCACGATCAGCGGCCACGTCGACACCGATGACGGCGTCTCCGTCCCCGTCACCGCCTTCAACCGGCCGCCGTACGGCAGCTACGTCGAGACCCGCACGGACGCGAACGGCGACTACACGATCCGCGGCCTCGACCTCGACTTCTACAACGTCTCCTTCGACGACCGCACCGGCGACCCGAAGGAGTGGTGGCCCAACAGCCCGACCCAGGACGGCGCCGCGCGCATCGTCATCACCAGCCTCGACCAGGCCGTCACCGGCATCGACGCGGACCTCCGCACGGCGCGCGCGAACCCGCTGGACTCCGCCCCCTGCCTCGACCGCTCGACGCTGACCGTCGCGAAGGCCACCGCGGCCGCCCGCGCGTACCTGCGCTCCCACGACCTGGACGCCCTGAAGACCCTCACGCGCGCCGATGTGAAGCAGTACCTCGCCCGCTGCGCCTGA